A DNA window from Amycolatopsis sp. DSM 110486 contains the following coding sequences:
- a CDS encoding nitroreductase family protein: protein MRKPAETSVPVSQAVAERWSPRAFDATAEVSPQELTTLLEAARWAPSFGNTQPARYLVGRRGDPTFTRILAALNTGNQAWAFRAGVLLVGVMVTTNEKGEVPYAEYGLGLASENLVLQAVELGLIAHQMAGFSADAVRSSFGLPDAAVPRVAIAVGHAAEAAVLEDERRIERELKPRQRIPLSEFAFSGEWGTPALGD from the coding sequence GTGCGCAAACCCGCCGAGACGAGCGTCCCCGTGAGCCAGGCCGTCGCCGAGCGCTGGAGCCCCCGCGCCTTCGACGCGACCGCCGAGGTGTCCCCGCAGGAACTGACCACTTTGCTGGAGGCCGCACGCTGGGCGCCGTCCTTCGGCAACACCCAGCCCGCGCGCTACCTCGTTGGCCGGCGCGGCGACCCCACGTTCACCCGGATCCTGGCCGCGTTGAACACCGGCAACCAGGCGTGGGCGTTCCGCGCGGGTGTGCTGCTCGTCGGCGTGATGGTGACCACCAACGAGAAGGGCGAGGTCCCCTACGCCGAGTACGGCCTCGGCCTGGCGAGCGAGAACCTGGTGCTGCAGGCCGTGGAGCTCGGCCTGATCGCGCACCAGATGGCGGGCTTCTCCGCCGACGCGGTCCGCTCGTCGTTCGGGTTGCCGGACGCCGCCGTGCCGCGGGTGGCCATCGCGGTGGGCCACGCCGCCGAGGCCGCCGTGCTGGAGGACGAGCGGCGCATCGAGCGGGAGCTGAAGCCGCGGCAGCGCATTCCGCTGAGTGAGTTCGCGTTCAGTGGTGAATGGGGCACGCCCGCGCTGGGTGATTGA
- the leuA gene encoding 2-isopropylmalate synthase gives MATNDPRTSTSRVRTPSRPAPADQPRWNPQRGTSMPVHRYKPWYELIENIELPDRTWPEKRIERAPLWCAVDLRDGNQALIDPMSPARKRKFFDLLVRMGYKEIEVGFPAASQTDFDFVREIIDEGAIPDDVSIQVLTQCRPELIERTFKSLEGAPRAIVHIYNSTSILQRRVVFREEREGIKKIATQAAEMVVELAAKQPDTDFRFQYSPESYTGTELSYALEVCNAVTEIWQPTPEKPVILNLPATVEMATPNVYADSIEWMSRNLERRDSVILSLHPHNDRGTGIAAAELGYQAGADRIEGCLFGNGERTGNVDLVALGMNLFSQGIDPQIDFSDIDEIKRTVEYCNQLPVAERTPWGGDLVFTAFSGSHQDAINKGLDAMKDAADKAGVPVDEYPWEVPYLPIDPKDVGRTYEAVIRVNSQSGKGGVAYIMKAEHQLDLPRRLQIEFSKVVQAYTDTEGGEVDPATMWNAFSKEYLESRTPLELVRQRVTDNGGGEYDIEATVTVEGDEHDITGRGNGPIAAFFDALSTVGFDLRLLDYSEHTLTPGDDSRAASYIECAISDRVFWGVGIDPSIVTSSLRAVVSAVNRANR, from the coding sequence ATGGCCACGAACGACCCCCGCACGAGCACTTCCCGCGTTCGCACGCCGTCGCGCCCGGCGCCCGCGGACCAGCCCCGCTGGAACCCGCAACGCGGCACGTCGATGCCCGTCCACCGCTACAAGCCCTGGTACGAGCTGATCGAGAACATCGAGCTGCCCGACCGCACCTGGCCCGAGAAGCGCATCGAGCGCGCGCCGCTGTGGTGCGCGGTGGACCTGCGTGACGGCAACCAGGCCCTGATCGACCCGATGTCGCCGGCGCGCAAGCGCAAGTTCTTCGACCTGCTCGTACGCATGGGTTACAAGGAGATCGAGGTCGGGTTCCCCGCCGCGTCGCAGACGGACTTCGACTTCGTCCGCGAGATCATCGACGAGGGCGCGATCCCGGACGACGTGAGCATCCAGGTGCTGACCCAGTGCCGTCCGGAGCTGATCGAGCGCACGTTCAAGTCGCTTGAGGGCGCGCCGCGCGCGATCGTGCACATCTACAACTCGACGTCGATCCTGCAGCGCCGCGTGGTGTTCCGTGAGGAGCGCGAGGGCATCAAGAAGATCGCGACGCAGGCCGCGGAGATGGTCGTCGAGCTGGCCGCGAAGCAGCCGGATACCGACTTCCGCTTCCAGTACTCGCCGGAGTCCTACACCGGCACGGAGCTGTCGTACGCGCTCGAGGTCTGCAACGCCGTCACCGAGATCTGGCAACCGACGCCGGAGAAGCCGGTGATCCTGAACCTGCCGGCGACCGTCGAGATGGCGACGCCGAACGTCTACGCCGACTCGATCGAGTGGATGAGCCGCAACCTGGAGCGCCGCGACTCGGTGATCCTGTCGCTGCACCCGCACAACGACCGCGGCACCGGCATCGCCGCCGCCGAGCTGGGCTACCAGGCGGGCGCCGACCGCATCGAGGGCTGCCTGTTCGGCAACGGCGAACGCACCGGCAACGTCGACCTCGTCGCGCTGGGCATGAACCTGTTCAGCCAGGGCATCGACCCGCAGATCGACTTCTCGGACATCGACGAGATCAAGCGCACCGTCGAGTACTGCAACCAGCTGCCCGTGGCCGAGCGCACGCCGTGGGGCGGTGACCTGGTGTTCACCGCGTTCTCCGGCAGCCACCAGGACGCGATCAACAAGGGTCTCGACGCGATGAAGGACGCCGCCGACAAGGCCGGCGTACCCGTGGACGAGTACCCGTGGGAGGTCCCGTACCTGCCGATCGACCCGAAGGACGTCGGCCGCACGTACGAGGCCGTGATCCGCGTGAACTCGCAGTCGGGCAAGGGCGGCGTCGCCTACATCATGAAGGCCGAGCACCAGCTCGACCTGCCGCGGCGCCTGCAGATCGAGTTCTCCAAGGTGGTCCAGGCCTACACCGACACCGAGGGCGGCGAGGTCGACCCGGCCACGATGTGGAACGCGTTCTCCAAGGAGTACCTGGAGTCGCGCACCCCGCTGGAGCTGGTGCGCCAGCGCGTGACCGACAACGGCGGCGGCGAGTACGACATCGAGGCCACGGTGACCGTCGAGGGCGACGAGCACGACATCACCGGCCGCGGCAACGGTCCCATCGCGGCGTTCTTCGACGCGCTGTCGACTGTCGGCTTCGACCTGCGGCTCCTGGACTACAGCGAGCACACCCTGACCCCGGGCGACGACTCGCGCGCCGCGTCGTACATCGAATGCGCGATCTCCGACCGCGTGTTCTGGGGCGTGGGCATCGACCCGTCGATCGTGACGTCGTCGCTGCGCGCGGTGGTGAGCGCGGTCAACCGCGCGAACCGCTGA
- a CDS encoding YafY family protein, with product MKAERLVALLFTLQRRRSATASELAAELGVSERTMHRDLAALRDAGVPLWTEQGRHGGFRLVDGWRAGLDGLTAREAVALFALGAPEALAGLGLDTAGSAARAKVSAGMPAELREHAALVAGRFHLDAPGWFGGADQPAALSTVSRAVWTQRRLAISYQRKDKVACRVLEPLGLVLKAGVWYLVARVENAYRTYRVSRILDADDLAEEFDRPADFDLSTWWRTSSATFEQVSRPVRVRARLNRLAVRELRRVFGGEHLADTVLSLAEPDSDGWAPAELALEGGEIALGQLVALSPGIEVLDPPDLRAALADIGTELAARNAPR from the coding sequence GTGAAAGCGGAGAGGCTGGTCGCGCTGCTGTTCACGCTGCAGCGCCGCCGCAGCGCGACCGCCTCTGAGCTCGCCGCGGAGCTGGGCGTTTCGGAACGCACGATGCACCGCGATCTGGCGGCCTTGCGGGACGCCGGCGTTCCACTGTGGACGGAGCAGGGCCGGCACGGCGGCTTCCGTCTCGTCGACGGTTGGCGGGCGGGGCTCGACGGGCTGACCGCGCGGGAAGCCGTGGCGCTGTTCGCGTTGGGCGCGCCGGAAGCGTTGGCGGGGCTGGGGTTGGACACCGCCGGGAGTGCCGCGCGGGCGAAGGTTTCAGCGGGGATGCCGGCCGAGCTGCGAGAGCACGCGGCGCTGGTGGCCGGGCGGTTTCACCTCGATGCGCCGGGGTGGTTCGGTGGCGCTGACCAGCCGGCGGCGTTGAGCACGGTTTCGCGCGCGGTCTGGACTCAGCGGCGGCTCGCGATTTCCTATCAGCGCAAGGACAAAGTCGCCTGCCGGGTGCTGGAGCCGTTGGGGCTCGTGTTGAAGGCGGGGGTCTGGTACCTGGTGGCGCGGGTCGAGAACGCCTACCGCACGTATCGCGTCTCCCGGATCCTTGACGCCGACGATCTCGCCGAAGAGTTCGACCGCCCCGCCGATTTCGACCTCTCGACATGGTGGCGCACTTCTTCCGCGACCTTCGAGCAAGTCTCCCGCCCAGTGCGGGTGCGAGCCCGCCTGAACCGCCTCGCCGTCCGCGAACTCCGCCGCGTCTTCGGCGGCGAACACCTCGCGGACACCGTCCTCTCCCTGGCCGAACCAGACTCCGACGGCTGGGCGCCGGCGGAACTCGCGCTTGAGGGCGGCGAGATCGCCCTCGGTCAACTGGTGGCCCTCAGCCCCGGCATCGAAGTCCTCGACCCGCCGGACCTCCGCGCCGCCCTGGCCGACATCGGCACCGAACTCGCCGCCCGCAACGCTCCGCGATAA
- a CDS encoding SDR family oxidoreductase, with protein sequence MNLLGKIALVAGGTRGASRAIAVELGRAGAFVYVTGRTSGSARSEVDRPETIEETVSLIEEAGGRGEAIRVDHLVPSEVAALASRLDHLDILVNGLWGGDRHLEWGKPVWEHSLDAGLRMIRLAIDAHLITSHYLLPLMIDRPGGLVVELTDGTASYNARYRAGTSLPFYLAKSSAHPLAIGEAAELAPFGCTAVAFTPGYLRSEAMLEIYGVTEATWRDAVAEVPHFAISESPAYGGRAIVALAADPDRARWSGQTVSSGQLAQAYSIDDVDGSRPDAWRYLVEVADAGKPADVSGYR encoded by the coding sequence ATGAACCTTTTGGGAAAGATCGCCCTCGTCGCGGGTGGCACGCGCGGTGCCAGCCGCGCGATCGCCGTGGAGCTGGGGCGGGCGGGGGCCTTCGTTTACGTGACCGGCCGTACTTCGGGCTCTGCGCGGTCCGAAGTGGACCGTCCGGAGACGATCGAGGAGACGGTTTCTCTGATCGAGGAGGCGGGTGGCCGCGGCGAGGCCATCCGGGTCGACCACCTGGTGCCCTCCGAGGTCGCGGCTCTGGCGTCTCGGCTGGACCACCTGGACATCCTCGTCAACGGCCTCTGGGGCGGCGACCGCCACCTGGAATGGGGCAAACCCGTCTGGGAACACTCGCTGGACGCGGGCCTGCGCATGATCCGCCTGGCGATCGACGCACACCTCATCACCAGCCACTACCTGCTGCCGCTGATGATCGACCGCCCGGGTGGCCTGGTGGTGGAGCTGACGGACGGAACCGCGTCGTACAACGCGCGGTATCGGGCGGGGACCTCGCTGCCGTTCTACCTGGCGAAGTCCTCGGCCCACCCGCTGGCGATCGGCGAGGCGGCCGAGCTGGCGCCGTTCGGCTGCACGGCCGTCGCGTTCACCCCGGGCTACCTGCGTTCCGAGGCCATGCTGGAGATCTACGGCGTCACGGAAGCCACGTGGCGAGACGCGGTGGCGGAGGTGCCGCACTTCGCCATCTCGGAATCCCCGGCCTACGGCGGCCGGGCGATCGTCGCGCTGGCCGCGGACCCGGACCGCGCTCGCTGGTCGGGCCAAACCGTGAGCAGTGGCCAACTCGCCCAGGCCTACTCGATCGACGACGTGGACGGCAGCCGCCCGGACGCGTGGCGCTACCTGGTGGAGGTGGCGGACGCCGGCAAGCCGGCGGACGTGAGCGGCTACCGCTGA
- a CDS encoding DedA family protein codes for MDATTAGLVVLFVVSLVPLLPTEVTILGMGIAAAQGGTSLAVVIAVATAGCLVGDQALYALGRFGGARVLERLSRRRKMAAGLAWLDGRLQRHPRPILVVARWLPSGGTVGALLAGSLRWPMGEFFSASAIGITLWTSYVAFLGYAGGELIDEPVVSMLLSFGVATLLGVAITFGVRRGARS; via the coding sequence GTGGACGCAACGACAGCAGGGCTCGTGGTGCTGTTCGTCGTCTCGCTGGTGCCCCTGCTGCCCACCGAGGTGACGATCCTCGGCATGGGCATCGCGGCCGCGCAAGGCGGGACGTCGCTGGCCGTGGTGATCGCCGTCGCCACCGCCGGGTGCCTGGTGGGCGACCAGGCCCTCTACGCGCTGGGCCGCTTCGGCGGCGCGCGCGTGCTCGAACGCCTCAGCCGGCGCCGCAAGATGGCCGCCGGCCTGGCCTGGCTCGACGGCCGCCTCCAACGCCATCCGCGCCCGATCCTGGTCGTCGCCCGCTGGCTGCCCTCGGGCGGCACGGTCGGCGCGCTGCTGGCCGGCTCGCTGCGCTGGCCGATGGGCGAGTTCTTCAGCGCGTCGGCGATCGGCATCACGCTGTGGACCTCGTACGTCGCCTTCCTGGGTTACGCCGGCGGCGAGCTCATCGACGAGCCGGTGGTCAGCATGCTGCTCTCCTTCGGCGTCGCGACGCTGCTGGGCGTGGCGATCACGTTCGGCGTCCGCCGCGGCGCCCGGAGCTAG
- a CDS encoding LysR family transcriptional regulator, translating to MDLGRLRTLREFADRGSVTAAARALHCTPSAVSQQLRALQTEVGLPLTEPDGRGLRLTDAGRALVARADEVLAALDRAESELDTYRSAPRGRVRIAIFQSAGLMLLPGLLTRVAAFDGLEVDVRDVDMTPSDVPGLVADYDVVVTHRDEHAGEFTSDRLEVVPLLREPLDVALPAGHVLARRRRVDLADLADERWISVDHGFPVDDVLRSLTVRTGVRPQIVQRINDFRITERLVAAGHGIALLPRYTMDTRRGSGLVGRPLAGIRAARLVEVVCRRGALSRPAVATVIAQLREEVAALTG from the coding sequence GTGGACCTCGGAAGACTCCGGACATTGCGGGAGTTCGCGGACCGCGGCAGCGTGACGGCTGCGGCGAGGGCGCTGCACTGCACCCCTTCGGCGGTGTCGCAGCAGCTGCGTGCGCTTCAGACGGAGGTCGGCCTGCCGCTGACCGAGCCGGACGGCCGAGGTCTGCGGCTCACCGACGCCGGCCGGGCGCTCGTCGCGCGCGCCGACGAGGTGCTCGCCGCGCTGGATCGGGCGGAATCCGAGCTCGACACGTACCGAAGTGCGCCGCGCGGGCGGGTGCGGATCGCGATTTTCCAGTCGGCGGGCCTGATGCTGTTGCCGGGGCTGCTCACGCGCGTCGCGGCGTTCGACGGTCTGGAGGTGGACGTCCGCGATGTCGACATGACGCCTTCGGACGTGCCGGGACTGGTCGCGGACTACGACGTGGTCGTGACGCACCGGGACGAGCACGCCGGCGAGTTCACCTCCGACCGGCTCGAGGTGGTGCCGCTGCTGCGGGAGCCGCTGGACGTCGCGTTGCCGGCGGGGCACGTATTGGCGCGGCGGCGCCGGGTGGATCTCGCGGACCTCGCCGACGAACGCTGGATCTCCGTGGACCACGGATTTCCGGTGGACGACGTGCTGCGGTCGCTGACCGTGCGGACGGGGGTGCGGCCGCAGATCGTCCAGCGCATCAACGATTTCCGCATCACCGAGCGGCTCGTCGCGGCGGGCCACGGCATCGCGCTGCTGCCGCGCTACACGATGGACACGCGGCGGGGCAGTGGTCTGGTCGGGCGTCCGCTGGCGGGGATCCGCGCTGCCCGGCTGGTCGAGGTGGTGTGCCGGCGGGGTGCGTTGTCGCGGCCGGCGGTGGCGACGGTGATCGCCCAGCTGCGCGAGGAAGTGGCGGCGTTGACGGGCTAG
- a CDS encoding EamA family transporter translates to MPARDRLLAVLVAVLWGCNFLAIHAALGQFPPMFAGALRFALIAIPTILFVPWPKVKLRYLLGYGIGFGTGQFAFLFVAMDLGMPTGLASLVLQASAPFTVLLGAVLLRERVSGRQLTGILLAVAGMTAIAWQQSSHAALLPVILTLLAALSWAFGNLAVRRATPDNPVHLMLWMSVVPPLPMLALSFVFEGPTAGWHSLTTLGTTTGLIGVAGMAYVIVFGTVVGSGIWTTLMKHHPAGVVAPFSLLVPVVGLTASYFVLDEVPTVLEIVSAAVVIGGVLLGSFRRKPVELPDEDLLPAGA, encoded by the coding sequence ATGCCCGCACGTGACCGTCTCCTCGCTGTGCTCGTCGCCGTGCTGTGGGGCTGCAACTTCCTCGCCATCCACGCCGCGCTGGGTCAGTTCCCGCCGATGTTCGCCGGCGCGCTGCGGTTCGCGCTGATCGCGATCCCGACGATCCTGTTCGTGCCGTGGCCCAAGGTGAAGCTGCGCTACCTGCTCGGCTACGGCATCGGGTTCGGCACCGGCCAGTTCGCGTTCCTGTTCGTCGCCATGGACCTCGGCATGCCGACGGGCCTGGCCTCGCTGGTGCTGCAGGCGTCCGCGCCGTTCACCGTGCTGCTCGGCGCCGTGCTCCTGCGCGAACGCGTGTCCGGCCGCCAGCTCACCGGCATCCTGCTGGCCGTCGCCGGCATGACGGCGATCGCGTGGCAGCAGTCCTCGCACGCCGCGCTGCTGCCGGTGATCCTGACGCTGCTGGCCGCGCTGAGCTGGGCGTTCGGCAACCTCGCGGTGCGCCGCGCGACGCCCGACAACCCAGTGCACCTCATGCTGTGGATGTCCGTGGTGCCGCCGCTGCCGATGCTGGCGCTGTCGTTCGTCTTCGAAGGCCCGACGGCCGGCTGGCACTCGCTCACGACGCTCGGCACCACCACCGGCCTGATCGGCGTCGCGGGCATGGCCTACGTGATCGTGTTCGGCACCGTCGTGGGCTCCGGCATCTGGACGACACTCATGAAGCACCACCCCGCCGGCGTCGTCGCGCCGTTCTCGCTGCTCGTGCCGGTGGTCGGGCTCACGGCGTCGTACTTCGTGCTCGACGAGGTGCCGACCGTGCTCGAGATCGTCTCCGCGGCCGTGGTCATCGGTGGGGTGCTGCTGGGGAGTTTTCGCCGCAAGCCCGTGGAGCTGCCCGACGAAGATCTGCTACCCGCCGGGGCCTGA
- a CDS encoding MFS transporter, which translates to MVGISEETTARWWSTAAVGAGVIALCYGFARYAYGLFVPRFGETFGLTTVGVGVLGGLSTAGYGVGLLLSLRTATPSARATVLLAGALAAVGLGLMAAAPNVAVFGGGIVLAGGSAGLVSPGVAQLIGETVGTRHRVRAQTWANTGTGLGLAASAFTPLLAFGWSSIWAGFAVLAAAMTVLAWRTLPRPPASAELPAKSTPVHGLVPLVVNSVLIGATSAPYWTFSSSRLTATGLSPTAATWCWFTIGVAGLLGGLAGRAAERVGLRTANLVTWTLAAAGLALLALPRPSLPGALVSSALFGSTYMALTGLCILWAARLFPTRPARGVTWSFVGLGVGQTAASPLAGAAASGIGLPAVFGLAGLVALAAWSELDARLAPPASGPGG; encoded by the coding sequence GTGGTCGGGATCAGTGAGGAGACAACCGCGCGGTGGTGGTCCACCGCCGCGGTCGGCGCCGGCGTGATCGCGCTCTGCTACGGGTTCGCGCGCTACGCCTACGGGCTGTTCGTGCCCCGGTTCGGCGAGACGTTCGGGCTCACGACCGTCGGCGTCGGCGTGCTCGGCGGACTGTCCACCGCGGGCTACGGCGTCGGGCTGCTGCTGTCCCTGCGCACGGCCACGCCGTCCGCGCGCGCCACCGTGCTGCTGGCCGGCGCGTTGGCGGCGGTGGGGCTCGGGCTCATGGCCGCCGCGCCGAACGTGGCCGTGTTCGGTGGCGGGATCGTCCTCGCGGGCGGGAGCGCGGGGCTGGTCTCGCCCGGCGTCGCGCAGCTGATCGGGGAAACCGTCGGGACGCGCCACCGGGTCCGGGCGCAGACCTGGGCCAACACCGGGACCGGGCTCGGTCTGGCCGCGTCGGCGTTCACGCCGCTGCTGGCGTTCGGCTGGTCCTCGATCTGGGCGGGCTTCGCCGTGCTCGCCGCGGCGATGACGGTGCTCGCCTGGCGGACGTTGCCGCGCCCGCCCGCGTCCGCCGAGCTCCCGGCGAAGTCCACGCCGGTTCACGGCCTGGTCCCGCTCGTGGTCAACTCCGTCCTCATCGGAGCGACGAGCGCGCCGTACTGGACGTTCTCCAGTTCCCGGCTCACCGCGACGGGCCTGAGCCCGACCGCGGCGACCTGGTGCTGGTTCACGATCGGCGTGGCCGGGCTGCTCGGCGGGCTGGCCGGGCGGGCCGCCGAGCGCGTCGGGCTGCGGACTGCCAACCTCGTCACGTGGACGCTGGCGGCGGCCGGCCTCGCGCTGCTCGCTCTGCCGCGACCGAGCCTGCCTGGCGCGCTGGTTTCCAGCGCACTGTTCGGCAGCACGTACATGGCCCTGACCGGGCTGTGCATCCTGTGGGCCGCCCGCCTGTTCCCCACCCGTCCGGCTCGCGGGGTCACCTGGTCGTTCGTCGGCCTCGGCGTCGGGCAGACCGCGGCGTCACCCTTGGCCGGCGCGGCGGCGTCCGGAATCGGCCTGCCCGCGGTGTTCGGGCTGGCCGGGCTGGTGGCGCTCGCCGCGTGGAGCGAGCTCGACGCCCGCCTCGCCCCGCCTGCCTCAGGCCCCGGCGGGTAG
- a CDS encoding TetR/AcrR family transcriptional regulator — protein MSRTRPGDAGAKVLKAASTLFYRDGIHAVGVDTVAAEAGVTKAALYGNFGSKSRLVVAYLRERDRQWQEEIDRITAGHTDRADRVLAVFDAYEAWLSRDGFRGCGFLNATSEFPDPADPVREVVRHHKTALHGYLLTQLRRIRPEPAETLADELMLLLEGAAVTSVVTQASRPFHTAKRLASTLISLPAN, from the coding sequence GTGAGCCGGACCCGGCCCGGCGACGCTGGAGCCAAGGTGCTCAAGGCGGCGTCGACGTTGTTCTACCGCGACGGCATCCACGCCGTGGGCGTCGACACCGTGGCGGCCGAGGCGGGCGTGACGAAGGCCGCGCTCTACGGCAACTTCGGTTCGAAGAGCCGGCTCGTCGTCGCTTACCTGCGCGAGCGGGACCGGCAGTGGCAGGAGGAGATCGACCGGATCACGGCCGGGCACACAGATCGGGCCGACCGGGTCCTGGCGGTGTTCGACGCCTACGAAGCCTGGCTCTCCCGCGACGGGTTCCGCGGCTGCGGCTTCCTCAACGCCACCTCGGAGTTCCCCGATCCGGCCGACCCGGTGCGCGAAGTCGTCCGCCACCACAAGACCGCGCTGCACGGCTACCTGCTGACGCAGCTCCGCCGCATCAGGCCCGAGCCCGCCGAAACCCTGGCCGACGAGCTGATGCTGTTGCTGGAAGGCGCCGCGGTCACGTCGGTCGTCACCCAGGCCTCGCGGCCGTTCCACACGGCGAAGCGGCTCGCGTCGACGCTGATCTCCCTGCCGGCGAACTAG
- a CDS encoding DedA family protein → MNIDHVLEAIPPLSVYLLVGLVVMVESLGIPLPGEIVLVSAALLASSHSGLNPLWIGVLATAGAIIGDSIGYLIGRKGGKRLFDWAGRKFPKHFGQEHIANAERMFHKRGMWAVFFGRFVAVLRILAGPLAGSLNMHYPRFLIANALGGIVWAGGTTALIYYLGVVADKWLKGFQWAGLGAALVIGVAVTLVLKKRMSRNHEVPAEQKDDAVA, encoded by the coding sequence GTGAACATCGACCACGTGCTGGAGGCGATCCCTCCGCTGTCGGTCTACCTCCTCGTGGGGCTCGTCGTGATGGTCGAGAGCCTCGGGATCCCGCTGCCCGGCGAGATCGTGCTCGTGAGCGCGGCGCTGCTCGCCTCCTCGCACAGTGGTCTCAACCCGCTGTGGATCGGTGTCCTGGCCACAGCGGGTGCCATCATCGGCGACAGCATCGGGTACCTGATCGGCCGCAAGGGCGGTAAACGCCTCTTCGACTGGGCCGGCCGGAAGTTCCCCAAACACTTCGGGCAGGAGCACATCGCAAACGCGGAACGGATGTTCCACAAACGCGGTATGTGGGCCGTGTTCTTCGGCCGCTTCGTCGCCGTGCTGCGCATCCTCGCCGGCCCGCTCGCCGGTTCGCTGAACATGCACTACCCGCGCTTCCTCATCGCCAACGCGCTCGGCGGCATCGTCTGGGCCGGCGGCACCACCGCGTTGATCTACTACCTCGGCGTGGTCGCGGACAAGTGGCTCAAGGGCTTCCAGTGGGCCGGCCTCGGCGCGGCGCTGGTGATCGGCGTGGCCGTGACGCTGGTGCTGAAGAAGCGCATGTCGCGCAACCACGAGGTGCCGGCGGAGCAGAAGGACGACGCGGTCGCCTAG
- a CDS encoding RNA polymerase sigma factor, with product MIEGLLRELAPQVLTALVRRYGGFDTCEDAVQEALLAAAVQWQRDGVPDNPKAWLITTASRRRIELWRSESARQRREETMAALAPPDPDPVPAVDDTLTLLLLCCHPALTRPSQVALTLRAVGGLTTAEIARAFLVPEPTIGQRISRAKQKVKGTSFSLPPADERPARVAAVLQVLYLVFTEGHTASAGSAVDRVELTAEAIRLTRQLHAELPDDGEVTGLLALMLLTGARRAARLGPDGTMVPLAEQDRSRWDADAIAEGTALITHALATASVGPYQLQAAIAAVHDEAVSAEDTDWPQILLLYDLLRQVAPGPMVTLNRLVALAMVEGPAVALAELDAAEPPDHYRVDVVRAHLLELAGDLEAAREFYAAAARRTLSLPERRHLEARALSDMSGKPLLKSDPAPD from the coding sequence GTGATCGAGGGCCTCCTGCGCGAGCTGGCGCCGCAGGTCCTCACCGCGCTCGTGCGCCGCTACGGCGGGTTCGACACGTGCGAGGACGCCGTGCAGGAGGCCCTCCTCGCCGCCGCGGTGCAGTGGCAGCGCGACGGTGTGCCGGACAACCCGAAGGCGTGGCTCATCACCACGGCTTCGCGGCGGCGGATCGAGCTGTGGCGCAGCGAATCCGCCCGGCAGCGGCGTGAGGAGACGATGGCCGCGCTGGCGCCACCCGACCCGGATCCGGTGCCGGCCGTGGACGACACGCTCACGTTGCTGCTGCTCTGCTGCCACCCGGCGTTGACGCGGCCTTCGCAGGTCGCGCTGACGTTGCGCGCGGTCGGCGGCCTGACGACGGCCGAGATCGCGCGGGCGTTCCTCGTGCCGGAGCCGACGATCGGCCAGCGCATCAGCCGCGCGAAGCAGAAGGTGAAGGGCACGTCGTTCAGCCTGCCGCCGGCGGACGAGCGGCCCGCTCGCGTCGCCGCCGTGCTGCAGGTGCTGTACCTGGTCTTCACGGAGGGGCACACGGCCAGCGCGGGCTCGGCCGTCGACCGCGTGGAGCTCACGGCCGAGGCCATCCGGCTCACGCGGCAGCTGCACGCCGAGCTCCCTGACGATGGTGAGGTGACCGGCTTGCTCGCGTTGATGCTGCTCACCGGCGCGCGCCGAGCCGCTCGCCTGGGGCCCGACGGCACGATGGTCCCCCTCGCGGAGCAGGACCGTTCGCGGTGGGACGCCGACGCCATCGCCGAGGGCACGGCGCTGATCACCCACGCGCTCGCGACCGCGTCGGTCGGTCCGTACCAGCTGCAGGCCGCGATCGCCGCCGTCCACGACGAGGCGGTTTCGGCCGAGGACACCGACTGGCCCCAGATCCTGCTGCTCTACGACCTGCTGCGCCAGGTCGCGCCGGGACCGATGGTGACGCTCAACCGGCTCGTGGCGCTCGCGATGGTCGAAGGCCCGGCCGTCGCGCTGGCCGAGCTCGACGCCGCCGAACCGCCGGACCACTACCGCGTCGACGTCGTCCGCGCGCACCTGCTGGAACTCGCGGGTGATCTCGAAGCCGCCCGGGAGTTCTACGCCGCGGCGGCCCGGCGGACGTTGAGCTTGCCCGAGCGTAGGCACCTTGAAGCGAGAGCTTTATCCGATATGTCCGGAAAACCCTTACTCAAGTCGGACCCGGCCCCCGACTGA
- a CDS encoding YciI family protein: MKYLVLIYGNLASRAAWAGMSDEQKAAGLRAYVEFNDDLDGSGERIVSERLAAPELTKQVIVRDDEVSTTDGPFAEIKEQLAGFYLLECDSEERALEIAARIPEAPYATIEVRPVMGLTGDVDFDLADL; encoded by the coding sequence ATGAAGTACCTGGTCCTGATCTACGGCAACCTGGCTTCGCGCGCCGCGTGGGCGGGGATGAGTGACGAGCAGAAGGCCGCGGGCCTGCGCGCGTACGTCGAGTTCAACGACGACCTCGACGGTTCCGGCGAGCGCATCGTGTCCGAACGGCTGGCCGCGCCCGAGCTCACGAAGCAGGTCATCGTGCGCGACGACGAGGTGAGCACCACCGACGGCCCGTTCGCGGAGATCAAGGAGCAGCTCGCCGGCTTCTACCTGCTGGAATGCGACTCCGAGGAGCGCGCGCTGGAGATCGCGGCGCGGATCCCGGAGGCGCCGTACGCGACGATCGAGGTCCGGCCCGTGATGGGCCTGACCGGCGACGTGGACTTCGACCTGGCGGACCTGTGA